In Haloferax mediterranei ATCC 33500, the following proteins share a genomic window:
- a CDS encoding winged helix-turn-helix domain-containing protein, which translates to MTETWDDVNEQVKADWKDDTTPFERVYEIVEQTHDGQSAAEIAERALVSEPTARRHCKSLVNTGFAETEHDGQTTLYKRNSDRVLMSRIRELREEVTRPELLDSIQEMKAEIRRYEDRYDVVSPEELVQQLDAGETDGWDDLTAWRTTRQNLAVAQAALAYDEASHQLAV; encoded by the coding sequence ATGACCGAGACGTGGGACGACGTCAACGAGCAGGTCAAGGCGGACTGGAAAGACGACACTACTCCGTTCGAGCGAGTGTACGAAATCGTCGAACAAACCCACGATGGGCAATCGGCAGCCGAGATTGCCGAGCGGGCCCTCGTGAGCGAGCCGACGGCGCGTCGCCACTGCAAGTCGCTCGTGAACACCGGGTTCGCGGAGACGGAACATGATGGCCAAACAACGCTGTACAAGCGCAACAGCGACCGGGTGTTGATGTCGCGGATCCGCGAGCTGCGTGAGGAAGTTACTCGACCCGAGTTGCTCGACAGCATCCAGGAGATGAAGGCCGAGATCCGGCGCTACGAGGACCGCTACGACGTGGTGTCACCGGAGGAACTCGTCCAGCAACTCGACGCCGGCGAGACGGACGGCTGGGACGACCTCACCGCGTGGCGCACGACGCGGCAGAATCTCGCCGTCGCCCAAGCCGCGCTCGCTTACGACGAGGCCAGCCACCAGCTCGCTGTATGA
- a CDS encoding tyrosine-type recombinase/integrase — protein sequence MDLDELVDVYWQDIAPKRYRDGFDEDRDVPTYDWLTEHGYSGIAYALREHHDLTPKQFFVNFVGLEDEATDEWEWNVDHDATVNALEAYLTSIETRGGRATSTVETHRTRLAKWVRTYRELHGTDALLEPLSELDQQPREIERCLAVLDVFDEELSTDRSKLEYLHVARAWYAFVKRRKYAKYNPLSEAGEEFGWEASEPDPQALSASQVRRIYSEVDSPEAELLVVALAGWGLRPSEVAALHVDQVVLDAEDPHLSFGDGERKNGPGEVTLLYGVDVVADRIDALSDRETWNGYLFPSRSSSTGHVSVSTVRRRFKRLADRAGVVIDGDTPTPKMGRRFWYSAYQEAVGEVLEGLEGVAEDQGSSSTEVVLRNYLSREQERRARRRRMEEKLETAFDKQRCGTCNSQNNRISDL from the coding sequence ATGGACCTCGACGAACTCGTCGACGTCTACTGGCAAGACATCGCACCGAAGCGATATCGCGATGGGTTCGACGAGGACCGCGATGTTCCGACCTACGACTGGCTCACAGAGCACGGATACAGTGGCATCGCGTACGCACTCCGCGAGCATCACGATTTGACGCCCAAGCAGTTTTTCGTCAACTTCGTCGGCCTTGAAGACGAGGCGACTGATGAGTGGGAGTGGAACGTTGATCACGACGCTACTGTGAACGCGCTCGAAGCGTACCTCACGTCGATAGAGACCCGTGGTGGACGAGCAACAAGTACCGTCGAGACCCACCGGACGAGGTTAGCGAAGTGGGTTCGGACGTACCGGGAACTGCACGGGACCGATGCGTTGCTCGAACCGCTGTCTGAGTTAGACCAGCAGCCGCGAGAAATCGAACGGTGTCTGGCCGTCCTCGACGTGTTCGACGAGGAGCTATCGACAGATCGGTCGAAGCTTGAGTACCTGCACGTTGCCAGAGCGTGGTACGCATTCGTGAAGCGCCGGAAGTACGCAAAGTACAATCCACTCTCGGAGGCTGGCGAAGAGTTCGGCTGGGAAGCCAGCGAACCAGACCCACAGGCGTTGTCCGCGTCGCAAGTGCGGCGGATCTACAGTGAGGTAGACTCCCCCGAAGCGGAGTTGCTCGTTGTTGCGCTTGCTGGGTGGGGGTTACGGCCCTCCGAGGTTGCCGCGTTGCACGTCGACCAGGTGGTCTTGGATGCTGAAGACCCACATCTGTCGTTCGGTGATGGAGAGCGGAAGAACGGTCCTGGTGAGGTGACGCTATTGTATGGTGTGGACGTCGTCGCTGACCGGATTGATGCGCTTTCCGACCGTGAGACGTGGAACGGGTATCTGTTCCCCTCTCGGTCGTCGTCGACGGGCCACGTGTCCGTGAGTACAGTTCGGCGTCGGTTCAAACGGCTGGCTGACCGTGCGGGAGTGGTCATCGACGGGGATACGCCGACGCCGAAGATGGGGCGGCGATTCTGGTACTCGGCGTATCAGGAAGCTGTTGGTGAAGTTCTCGAGGGGTTAGAGGGAGTCGCTGAAGACCAGGGGAGTTCATCGACGGAAGTTGTGCTACGGAACTATCTGTCGAGGGAGCAGGAGCGGAGAGCGAGGCGGAGACGGATGGAAGAGAAGTTGGAAACGGCGTTTGACAAGCAGAGATGTGGCACCTGTAACAGCCAGAACAACAGGATTTCTGACCTGTGA
- a CDS encoding type II toxin-antitoxin system death-on-curing family toxin, giving the protein MTDDVAYPSVELILDLHEQIVDEGDATEPGVRSEDAIESAVQYVSEGYFGEVPQTLHEKAVHLMRLLVADHPFVDGNKRTALRTVVVFYMLNGRTFDYGDEIRALLHRFATDEAAVDTETAVIYFRACARRN; this is encoded by the coding sequence GTGACTGACGACGTCGCGTATCCTTCGGTCGAGCTCATTCTCGATCTCCACGAGCAGATCGTTGACGAGGGCGACGCCACAGAACCCGGGGTTCGGTCGGAAGACGCAATCGAATCTGCAGTACAGTACGTCTCTGAAGGATACTTTGGGGAGGTTCCACAGACACTACATGAAAAAGCGGTGCATCTAATGCGTCTTCTCGTTGCAGATCATCCCTTCGTCGACGGGAACAAGCGGACTGCACTCCGAACAGTGGTTGTCTTCTACATGCTGAATGGACGCACGTTCGACTATGGCGACGAAATTCGGGCCTTACTGCACCGCTTTGCGACCGATGAAGCCGCAGTCGACACCGAGACCGCAGTAATCTACTTCCGAGCGTGTGCTCGTCGCAACTGA
- a CDS encoding MBL fold metallo-hydrolase → MEIQFQHANPRSGRESLLLRFDGLLADQTVSVLIDAGQGVSVDTLLDEDANEYLTAICLTHAHLDHYQSLGDNLLHGAPVYAAADTATILEDVLAVGAEHYELSKTDDVLEQLESIEGWTQIVAGLRVHPVPAGHTPGAAGFLFEATADDERRTILVTGDFTTRRVAGYPGLDLDLPVDVDTLILTAATSEGFEATLTDAVGTICERVWAGSTVLATASGLTGLHLAYLLGHLADRWDRRLPITLAGHVATLYNALEYTIPNVTSVPEFTAPSEVVQPESVTIAGPEVPVDGSAERLFAAITDDPGATLVQLISGGHSPVTSTTCTTHEFALSNHPSSQTIDNVVETLSPTHVVITHQQGAAANQYKDKYASYVWATDTTDCYTLLDETGWTPPPWVTEVTTRRVLSGTNTIGSQFGESSVNREIPLPSVTRVDEVDLSAEGLDLSALRSRLSVGQTDQPLAADLSPRLNSTDGHPQPTGHASSNSVSDAESATSGDSDGATLEKIAARLDRIEAAVTDQGVDARVIDAGDGMVLLRLEDPPNHLKHGQQLRVTLPAERSQTNTDTSSNCDS, encoded by the coding sequence ATGGAGATCCAGTTCCAGCACGCAAACCCACGTTCCGGGCGCGAATCCCTGCTCCTACGATTCGATGGGTTGCTCGCTGACCAAACGGTCTCTGTACTCATCGACGCTGGGCAGGGTGTGTCGGTCGATACGTTGCTCGACGAGGACGCCAACGAATATCTCACCGCGATCTGTCTCACGCACGCGCACCTCGATCACTACCAATCACTCGGCGACAATCTGTTGCACGGTGCGCCAGTCTATGCGGCTGCCGATACCGCAACCATACTGGAAGATGTCTTGGCAGTTGGTGCCGAGCACTACGAACTCTCAAAAACCGATGACGTACTCGAACAACTCGAATCGATCGAGGGGTGGACGCAAATCGTCGCTGGGCTCCGTGTTCATCCCGTCCCAGCGGGCCACACACCCGGTGCCGCAGGGTTTCTCTTTGAGGCAACTGCCGATGACGAACGGCGCACAATTCTCGTGACTGGTGATTTCACCACCCGGCGCGTTGCTGGGTATCCCGGGCTCGACCTTGACCTCCCTGTTGATGTCGACACCCTCATTTTGACCGCGGCCACAAGCGAGGGATTCGAAGCAACACTCACCGATGCTGTCGGGACGATCTGTGAGCGCGTTTGGGCTGGCTCGACTGTCTTGGCGACAGCCAGTGGGCTGACCGGACTGCACCTTGCGTATCTTCTTGGTCATCTCGCCGACCGATGGGACAGGCGACTCCCAATCACGCTCGCTGGACACGTTGCAACACTCTACAACGCACTCGAGTACACAATCCCGAACGTCACATCAGTTCCCGAGTTTACTGCCCCATCGGAGGTGGTACAGCCCGAAAGCGTGACGATTGCAGGACCGGAGGTTCCGGTTGACGGAAGTGCCGAGCGGCTCTTTGCGGCGATTACTGACGACCCTGGTGCAACTCTGGTCCAACTCATCAGCGGTGGCCACTCTCCCGTGACGAGCACTACGTGTACGACGCATGAGTTCGCTCTCAGCAACCACCCCTCGTCACAAACGATCGACAACGTCGTTGAGACGCTCTCACCAACCCACGTGGTCATTACCCACCAGCAAGGGGCCGCTGCGAATCAGTACAAGGATAAGTACGCCAGTTATGTCTGGGCGACAGACACCACTGACTGTTACACACTCTTAGATGAGACAGGCTGGACACCCCCACCGTGGGTGACGGAGGTGACGACACGTCGGGTCCTGTCTGGAACGAATACAATCGGTAGTCAGTTTGGCGAGTCGAGTGTGAACCGAGAGATTCCATTGCCATCCGTCACACGGGTTGATGAAGTTGACCTCAGTGCAGAAGGGCTCGACCTATCAGCCCTTCGTTCACGGCTCTCGGTCGGACAGACAGACCAACCACTGGCCGCCGACTTATCACCGCGCCTAAATTCGACAGACGGTCACCCACAGCCAACTGGTCATGCGAGTTCCAACAGTGTGTCAGACGCTGAGTCGGCCACAAGCGGTGATTCCGACGGAGCCACGCTCGAAAAGATTGCTGCGCGTCTTGATCGAATCGAGGCTGCAGTGACTGACCAGGGGGTGGATGCTCGCGTGATCGATGCTGGCGATGGCATGGTCTTGCTTCGCCTTGAGGACCCACCGAACCATCTCAAACATGGCCAGCAACTGCGCGTCACTCTTCCCGCGGAACGATCTCAAACGAATACCGACACGTCTTCGAACTGTGATTCATAG
- a CDS encoding AAA family ATPase, protein MGGLFEDVEDEIYREKRVLKEEYQPDEILERDSEVEEYKHALTDALFGRSPDNIFLFGKAGVGKTAVTNFVLSELQREALRRDTADEIHVTKVNCNNQSVYSAVRHLVNSLRPEGTASFPKKGPSTADAFEELYTQMERLGGTHLFVLDEIDHLSDPDPLLYEFPRARANGHINEAKVGLIGISNNYTFRNTLSAKVKSTLMEHEISFSTYDAGELKTILTDRAQRAFVDGTCVDSAISACAAFAAKDDGSARQAIDLLREAADAAQKAGSTTVTAEHVERVRKQVNRGQLRDKIDDQTMHAQLVLEAVARQQLADDESVRTKRVQKRYEPVADAWGHDHLTSLKSIQNHLDDLHMLGFLIRTDENKGQTGGRSYRWEVDMNLKTVIEAREEIEHDAQPPE, encoded by the coding sequence ATGGGTGGCCTGTTTGAGGACGTCGAAGACGAGATCTACCGTGAGAAGCGTGTACTAAAAGAGGAGTACCAGCCAGACGAGATTCTCGAACGCGATTCCGAGGTTGAAGAATACAAACACGCGCTGACCGACGCGCTCTTCGGTCGCAGCCCCGACAACATCTTCCTGTTCGGGAAGGCGGGTGTCGGAAAAACTGCGGTGACGAACTTCGTGCTCAGTGAACTCCAACGCGAAGCACTTCGTCGCGATACGGCGGACGAAATCCACGTCACGAAGGTCAATTGCAACAACCAGAGTGTCTATTCGGCCGTTCGCCACCTCGTTAACAGTCTCCGCCCCGAGGGCACAGCCTCGTTCCCGAAGAAGGGGCCATCAACGGCAGACGCATTCGAAGAGTTATACACCCAGATGGAACGTCTCGGAGGAACCCACCTGTTTGTCCTCGACGAAATTGACCACTTATCAGACCCCGATCCGCTACTCTACGAGTTCCCACGAGCACGCGCAAACGGGCACATAAACGAGGCCAAAGTCGGCCTTATCGGAATTTCGAACAACTACACATTCCGCAACACACTCTCTGCAAAAGTTAAGTCGACACTCATGGAGCACGAGATCTCGTTTTCAACGTACGATGCTGGCGAGCTCAAAACTATTCTCACCGACCGCGCTCAGCGTGCTTTTGTCGATGGTACATGTGTAGACAGCGCCATTTCAGCGTGTGCTGCCTTCGCCGCGAAAGATGACGGGAGTGCCCGGCAAGCGATTGACCTCCTCCGTGAAGCCGCAGACGCTGCGCAAAAGGCTGGCTCTACGACGGTTACTGCGGAGCACGTCGAAAGAGTCCGGAAACAGGTCAACCGTGGCCAACTCCGTGACAAAATCGATGACCAAACCATGCACGCACAGCTGGTACTCGAGGCCGTTGCCCGCCAACAGTTGGCCGACGACGAGTCGGTGCGGACCAAACGTGTCCAAAAGCGGTACGAACCCGTCGCAGATGCATGGGGCCACGATCACCTGACCTCGTTGAAATCGATTCAGAATCACCTCGATGACCTCCACATGCTCGGGTTCCTCATTCGAACCGACGAGAACAAGGGCCAAACTGGTGGGCGAAGCTACCGATGGGAAGTCGACATGAATCTCAAGACGGTAATTGAAGCTCGCGAAGAGATCGAACACGACGCACAACCACCCGAGTGA
- a CDS encoding PQQ-like beta-propeller repeat protein — MVPDDSKDYLELSRRQVVGLCSGSLVTGVLAGSIVSESLPLSSILDRECSSSPLVYDVSGWPTPHYDLSHSRCPPTSTCPVSPRNLTHSWSENSANEDPIPVVANGIVYLTVDRIDTQLVALNLPDGSELWSAKTTTPTDSPVAGGNVVIMPAERESGEDVTHALTAVDGTVERSLPFTNRPFVADGRLHVLQSGRSNSGEDIERLQAYSINTGNRCWTQKIQGRVADRPAYDGQTVYYPVVDFGVVGIDSQTGAKIWREEVQNTHPDKISGTIRGHPIVSSGRVFISTYDGRLIALDRRDGTRLWTRAIRPVIVNNAARWYDLGAVSEGILVVRQRRHDDSADRLEAIDTKSGDQQWVIEPPGNGRFSLPTIGDNVVYAGVSGTLSESGEVSQGLGVFDLETGLQQAFYPGPSGVSSGPVIADGRVVVPHFNGVRVLE; from the coding sequence ATGGTCCCTGATGATTCAAAAGATTATCTTGAATTGTCTCGTCGACAGGTCGTTGGCCTCTGCAGCGGAAGCCTTGTTACCGGAGTTCTTGCGGGTTCTATTGTCTCTGAGTCTCTGCCCCTCTCATCAATACTCGACCGTGAATGTAGTTCGTCCCCACTCGTGTACGATGTGAGCGGGTGGCCGACGCCACACTATGATCTCTCACATTCGCGTTGTCCGCCGACGTCAACTTGTCCGGTCAGTCCAAGAAATCTAACCCATTCTTGGAGCGAGAATTCCGCTAATGAGGATCCAATTCCAGTGGTTGCGAACGGAATCGTATATCTCACGGTGGATAGAATCGACACGCAACTAGTTGCGTTGAATCTACCTGACGGGAGTGAATTGTGGAGCGCTAAGACGACGACACCAACTGACTCACCAGTAGCAGGTGGGAATGTCGTCATCATGCCTGCTGAACGCGAATCCGGAGAGGACGTCACTCATGCACTCACAGCCGTAGACGGAACGGTAGAGCGCAGCCTACCATTTACGAATCGACCATTCGTCGCCGACGGTCGACTCCACGTGCTACAATCCGGTCGGTCTAACTCAGGGGAAGACATTGAACGTCTGCAAGCGTATTCAATCAACACTGGAAACCGATGTTGGACACAGAAGATTCAGGGACGGGTAGCTGATCGACCAGCCTATGACGGACAGACCGTCTACTACCCAGTAGTCGACTTTGGTGTCGTGGGGATAGATTCGCAGACGGGTGCAAAAATTTGGCGCGAAGAAGTTCAAAATACACACCCTGACAAAATCAGCGGTACAATCCGAGGGCACCCAATCGTCTCGTCCGGTCGCGTGTTCATCTCGACCTACGATGGACGTCTGATTGCACTCGATAGGCGTGATGGGACTCGGCTCTGGACACGCGCAATTAGACCAGTTATCGTTAACAATGCTGCTCGGTGGTATGATCTTGGTGCGGTGTCTGAAGGAATACTGGTTGTTCGCCAGAGACGGCACGATGACAGTGCTGACCGTCTCGAAGCAATTGATACAAAATCTGGCGATCAGCAGTGGGTGATTGAGCCACCTGGCAATGGCCGATTCTCCCTTCCGACGATTGGCGATAATGTAGTCTATGCAGGCGTCAGTGGTACATTATCAGAATCTGGTGAAGTATCCCAAGGCCTCGGAGTGTTTGATCTCGAGACCGGTTTGCAACAAGCATTCTATCCCGGGCCGAGTGGTGTGAGCAGTGGTCCGGTAATTGCAGATGGGCGTGTAGTCGTTCCACACTTTAATGGTGTTCGTGTACTTGAGTAG